Proteins found in one Hoplias malabaricus isolate fHopMal1 chromosome 17, fHopMal1.hap1, whole genome shotgun sequence genomic segment:
- the LOC136673807 gene encoding major histocompatibility complex class I-related gene protein-like isoform X2 produces MKGLFTLLMLVIPHSVFTGSHSLGLFSIYIKGDTPFPEFSFWFMLDDLTVSYFDSEKKTLFSRDHHKEDEVDTVVDPHYIRTIMSTMRDEFEERRIYAKQELNTSEMKPRVRLIQKKRSVSGWDGVSCLATGFYPRHINLTILRDGEPVPERLITGGELLPNGDGTYQMRKNLKLRGQDLKQSVFTCSVTHLGLDNKLDVHLEFDPGDPIWLVVIPVVMAVGLVCVVVGTGICVMRKCRREKTASPQSGSEPSSTEEREKISLDASENYNYV; encoded by the exons ATGAAGGGGCTCTTCACTCTCCTGATGTTGGTGATTCCTCACTCAGTGTTCACAG GTTCTCACTCTCTGGGACTGTTTTCAATTTACATCAAAGGAGACACGCCGTTTCCAGAATTCAGTTTCTGGTTCATGTTGGACGACCTCACTGTCTCATACTTTGACTCTGAGAAAAAGACCCTGTTTTCAAGAGACCACCATAAGGAGGATGAAGTGGACACTGTGGTCGACCCTCATTATATCAGGACTATAATGTCCACCATGCGCGATGAATTTGAAGAAAGACGGATATATGCCAAACAGGAGTTAAATACCAGTGAAA TGAAACCCAGAGTGAGGCTGATCCAGAAGAAAcgctctgtgtctgggtgggatGGGGTCAGTTGTCTGGCCACTGGTTTCTACCCCCGTCACATCAACCTGACCATCCTCAGAGACGGAGAACCAGTCCCTGAGCGACTGATTACTGGAGGAGAGCTGCTGCCCAACGGAGACGGGACCTACCAGATGAGGAAGAACCTGAAGCTCCGTGGACAGGACCTTAAACAGAGCGTCTTCACCTGCAGTGTCACCCACCTCGGCCTGGACAACAAGCTGGACGTCCATCTGG AGTTTGATCCAGGGGATCCCATATGGCTGGTTGTTATCCCTGTGGTGATGGCTGTGGGTTTGGTGTGTGTAGTTGTGGGAACTGGAATCTGTGTAATGAGAAAATGCAGAAGAGAGAAAACAG CTTCTCCTCAGAGCGGGTCAGAACCCTCCA GCACCGAAGAAAGGGAGAAGATTTCACTGGATGCTTCAGAAAACTATAACTATGTATAA
- the LOC136673740 gene encoding C-signal-like isoform X2: MIKKRQEQGLTNFPPRIWRHSVELQELVRSHPEVHVIPLDVLSDASVDSATKEVASIVGAEGLNCLINNAGIMIDTDLNTVTRDAMMKTFESNTVAPLFVTKAFLPLLKTAAALGEGAGMGIHRSAVVNIFSLLGSVQFNWGEGASFKTYAYRVSKSGLNMVSRCLAVDLASEGILCTALHPGWVRTDMGGADAPLSAEESISSLLSVISGLTEKDHGEFLDYSGKNLPW, from the exons ATGATCAAAAAAAGACAAGAGCAGGGTCTAACAAACTTTCCACCTCGGATCTGGAGACATTCTGTG GAGCTGCAGGAACTTGTCAGATCTCACCCAGAGGTCCATGTCATTCCTTTAG ATGTGTTGAGCGATGCGAGTGTCGACTCTGCTACTAAAGAGGTGGCCTCCATAGTGGGAGCCGAGGGTCTGAACTGTTTAATCAACAACGCTGGGATCATGATTGACACAGACCTCAACACAGTGACCAGAGACGCCATGATGAAAACCTTCGAGAGCAACACTGTCGCTCCACTCTTTGTTACTAAG GCGTTCCTGCCGCTGTTGAAGACCGCCGCAGCGCTGGGTGAAGGGGCTGGGATGGGGATCCACCGCTCGGCTGTGGTCAACATCTTCTCCCTCCTGGGCTCCGTCCAGTTCAACTGGGGCGAGGGAGCCTCTTTTAAAACCTACGCTTATAGGGTCTCCAAG TCTGGTCTGAACATGGTGTCCCGGTGTTTGGCGGTTGATCTGGCGTCTGAGGGAATTCTGTGCACTGCTCTGCACCCAGGATGGGTTCGCACTGATATGGGAGGAGCCGAT GCGCCTCTGAGTGCGGAGGAGAGCATTTCCTCTTTGCTGTCTGTCATTTCCGGGCTAACAGAGAAGGATCATGGGGAATTCTTGGATTATTCTGGGAAAAACTTGCCGTGGTGA
- the LOC136673740 gene encoding C-signal-like isoform X1, with the protein MMSLNFSKCHSVLITGSSRGLGIQMIKQLLSTTERPQKIIATARNPAGAEELQELVRSHPEVHVIPLDVLSDASVDSATKEVASIVGAEGLNCLINNAGIMIDTDLNTVTRDAMMKTFESNTVAPLFVTKAFLPLLKTAAALGEGAGMGIHRSAVVNIFSLLGSVQFNWGEGASFKTYAYRVSKSGLNMVSRCLAVDLASEGILCTALHPGWVRTDMGGADAPLSAEESISSLLSVISGLTEKDHGEFLDYSGKNLPW; encoded by the exons ATGATGTCTCTAAACTTCAGTAAATGCCACTCTGTGCTGATCACAGGTTCGAGCAGAGGACTGGGGATACAGATGATCAAACAACTGCTCAGCACCACAGAGAGGCCCCAAAAGATCATAGCAACTGCAAGAAACCCAGCAGGAGCTGAG GAGCTGCAGGAACTTGTCAGATCTCACCCAGAGGTCCATGTCATTCCTTTAG ATGTGTTGAGCGATGCGAGTGTCGACTCTGCTACTAAAGAGGTGGCCTCCATAGTGGGAGCCGAGGGTCTGAACTGTTTAATCAACAACGCTGGGATCATGATTGACACAGACCTCAACACAGTGACCAGAGACGCCATGATGAAAACCTTCGAGAGCAACACTGTCGCTCCACTCTTTGTTACTAAG GCGTTCCTGCCGCTGTTGAAGACCGCCGCAGCGCTGGGTGAAGGGGCTGGGATGGGGATCCACCGCTCGGCTGTGGTCAACATCTTCTCCCTCCTGGGCTCCGTCCAGTTCAACTGGGGCGAGGGAGCCTCTTTTAAAACCTACGCTTATAGGGTCTCCAAG TCTGGTCTGAACATGGTGTCCCGGTGTTTGGCGGTTGATCTGGCGTCTGAGGGAATTCTGTGCACTGCTCTGCACCCAGGATGGGTTCGCACTGATATGGGAGGAGCCGAT GCGCCTCTGAGTGCGGAGGAGAGCATTTCCTCTTTGCTGTCTGTCATTTCCGGGCTAACAGAGAAGGATCATGGGGAATTCTTGGATTATTCTGGGAAAAACTTGCCGTGGTGA